One Periophthalmus magnuspinnatus isolate fPerMag1 chromosome 15, fPerMag1.2.pri, whole genome shotgun sequence genomic window carries:
- the LOC117382614 gene encoding transmembrane protein 121, giving the protein MVPPPPTNKPHVCLSTILIMSSMALIDAYLVEQNHGPRKIGICIMVMVGDICFLIVLRYVAVWVGAEVRTAKRGYAMILWFLYIFVLEIKVYFVYQNYKADRKSLDALARKALTLLLSICIPVLFVVLVAIDHMEYVRAFKKREEIRNRLFWVVVDLLDILDIQANLWEPQKKGLPLWAEGLMFFYCYILLLVLPCVSLSEISMQGINIVPHKMLLYPILSLVTINIITLFIRGGNMILYRDNRVSGILIGKNILAIIIKTCSFVQYRRQLQNAPPAFGVELQKNSVSHQARPAPTPPQVVMQEQTPLPEVTTCEHT; this is encoded by the coding sequence ATGGTCCCCCCGCCCCCCACCAACAAGCCCCACGTGTGCCTGTCCACCATCCTCATCATGAGCAGCATGGCACTCATAGACGCCTACCTGGTCGAACAGAACCACGGACCTCGCAAAATCGGAATATGTATAATGGTCATGGTCGGCGAtatctgttttctgattgtttTACGATACGTGGCGGTTTGGGTGGGCGCCGAAGTCAGGACGGCCAAACGAGGCTACGCTATGATACTTTGGTTCCTGTACATATTTGTTCTGGAGATTAAAGTCTACTTTGTGTACCAAAACTACAAAGCGGACCGGAAGAGCTTGGACGCGCTGGCGAGGAAAGCGTTGACGTTACTGCTGTCGATATGCATaccagttttgtttgtggtacTTGTCGCCATTGACCACATGGAGTACGTTCGCGCTTTTAAAAAACGCGAGGAAATTCGTAATAGACTCTTTTGGGTGGTGGTGGACCTGTTGGACATTCTGGACATCCAAGCGAATCTATGGGAGCCTCAAAAGAAGGGGCTACCTCTTTGGGCTGAAGGACTGATGTTTTTCTATTGCTACATATTGCTATTGGTGCTGCCATGTGTTTCTCTGAGTGAAATTAGCATGCAGGGTATCAACATTGTCCCACATAAGATGCTCTTGTACCCCATTTTGAGCTTGGTCACCATTAACATCATTACCTTATTTATCCGTGGAGGGAATATGATCTTGTATCGGGACAACAGGGTATCTGGGATCTTGATTGGCAAAAACATCTTAGCAATTATAATAAAGACATGcagttttgttcagtacagGAGACAGTTACAAAATGCGCCTCCGGCATTTGGGGTCGAACTGCAGAAGAACTCAGTGTCGCACCAAGCCCGCCCGGCTCCCACCCCCCCTCAAGTGGTCATGCAGGAGCAGACCCCCCTCCCCGAAGTGACCACGTGCGAGCACACATGA